Genomic window (Culex pipiens pallens isolate TS chromosome 3, TS_CPP_V2, whole genome shotgun sequence):
TCTGGTGGTCGGAGAAGTTGAGCTAGATGGGGGAAGGATGAGTGTTAGAGTGAAACCCTCTCTTGGGAAAGCGAACGGGTCGTTGTACCTGGACGGTTCCGTTGGTCAGATGCATCACGACCGCACACATCGTGCGGAACCAGGTGTGCAGATGGGGAATACGCGAAAGCTGGTCGCTTTCTACGTTGACCGCGGCGGCACCGGCTTTCACCAAGTGTTCCGTCATGTAGCGCTTGAAGTACGACAGCAGCTTCATTTTCTTCTCCATCTGCGGCGGGTAGTTGtgaatgtccatgtacgtctcgGTGCCCTCCTTATCGATAAAGTGGACATTGCTGAAAGAGAGAGATTCGATCATTTGAGGTCGCGCAAACAAGCCAAACCAAACTTACAGTCCGTTGGCGAGCATGATCAGCTTGGTGGTGTCGTTGAACATGACGCCCATGCCTTCGTCGCACAGCTGATACCCGAAGCCGTACTTGTCGCTGTAGTCGACCCACTTGGACACCCAGAACAGGGGCTGCACCGCCGGATCGGTGTTTTCATCGTCGAGATTGACCGCCAGCTTCGGCGGCTTCGAGGCAATCAGTTTGCTCAGTTCCTTGTACAGGTTCTCGATGTCGGTTCGGTAGCCCTCGTTGTGACGCGACATGGTTCCGGAAGCGGTGATGGCATCGTGCAGGTTGTTCTTGAGGAACGACGACTCGAACCGGGTGTCGTCTGGCGGAAGGGGAAATAAATCGAGAAAAACAACATCAATAAAGACAGTTGGCAGGTGTTCAATGCAAGGGCGTTTGTACCGTTAACTTCGGACAGTGGTTTCCTACCCATGCGGTCCGCGTTCTCGAGCTGGTCAGCGCGGGGCGCCATCGTGAGACAGGAAATGGGAAGCGAGCTGGGAATGTAACTGCCGGTGATGAACTCGAAATCAAACAGCGAAGTGACGTTCGGTCGCTTGATCGGATCGGACTGCAGCATCGAGCAGATCATTTCGGCCGCCGTCGACCGCAAGGTCGTCGGGATGCGGTAGTCGCACTTGCGGATCTTTGTGTACGTATCCTTCAGACTCTTGGTCTCGAACGGTGGCTGGCCAACGAGCAGCGTGTACATGACGCAACCGATCGACCAGATGTCGACCTCGTAGCTGTGGCCCTTCTTGTTCAGAATCTCCGGCGCGATGTAGTTCGGCGTTCCGCACAGCGTCTTCTTGCGTTCCCCTTCGTACTCGATTTTGGTGGCCAGCCCAAAGTCACCGATCTTGACGTGCAGCTCGTCGTTCAGGAACAGATTGCCCAGCTTCAGATCCCGGTGGATGATGTGCTTGTCGTGCAAATACTTGACTCCCGTCAGCACCTGGTGGATGTAGTACCGGCACTCGTAATCGGTGATGATCTTACGACGCTTGTGCAGTTCCATCATCGACTgtcggttaaaaaaaaaatgaaaacaaattaaaactcaaCCCTCAACCCAAAGCCAGGCAACTTACCCGCTTCTTGCACAGCTCCAGCACGATGTAGATGTTCTGCGGATCGTCAAAGTAGCTGTGGAAGCCGACGACGTTCTTGTGGTTCAGCGACCGGTGGATCGTGATCTCCTGGGTCATTTTCTCCTTTTGGTTGTGCTTCATCATCAGCTTCTTCGAGACGATCTTGCCGGCGAACACCTCGCCCGAAACCACGTCCATGATCTCGTAGCATTTTGCGAAGCCGCCCTGTGGTGAAGAATGTTACCGCGAGAGAGATGGgggttttagttaattttcactAAAATATGACTTGTGCATAGAAATACAGCAACAGGGTATACAAAATTGTAATCGTGTTTTCCATTTCCACCGCGCACCATTACCAAGGAAAAGGATATGGAAGACGGGAAGCGTTgatctgcccaccattgaaaaaacggcttatatccacttttggcaaaacgAGATATttgcaccaggtggtagaggatgttccaacgcatcttctgaaacttgaatttcactgaaatagtgtttagacctagctgccgatgcgaaaaaccaaaagGCTAATATGCCAcgcttttattattattattttattttatttttatttttattttttttattttttttgatttggcataatagccgaattttcaattatgggcagtgatGCACTCCTTTTTAAGAGAACatgggaaaatctccacggtatccccgAATAAGTTTTGCTtgaagttggacggtttttagGATGGTGACGAATACTAAAACGGGGTTTTCGCAGAATACTTAATTTGGAatagtaccgtcatctggggcgaatcgggattACACTTTGAATAGGGATAGgaatttttagagcacttaatagcttgaaatttggaaaacgatgcactaattttgtttttctgtgtctgttctatccaaaaccagtaaaaaatattaaaatattattattattaaaatatattttcaaatatgggctactcataacttttgatctgGTAACCTTATCTTTAATTTCACAGTTTCATCGGAAAAAGTGCAGGTGGTTTGTCGATTATCCATTCAAATAATGCAAAAGGGTCGTTGTGTCGAGTGTGTCCTGCTCATGCTAGATGATGTTTACATCTGGCATGgaagggatacactctttgtttacaaacccacaacgacccttttgcattgttttgctagacaTGATACAGTTGttgttcgctaactgggctgaacgaaaaataacgaggggactaccgttgcataatatttttttgatgaaatataaaaataaaagttacttaaatttatttacaatgattacttttcatatttctttaattgagtcctaaaatgaagcttatgttgctgatattattgtttacagcgataaagcttatatttctaagtacaatgaccttttgtacgaccacaatgagtttaaaatggatttttaaatcaattttgaaaaatcaaccttgcggtccttcttgacagaaaaggtactacttgac
Coding sequences:
- the LOC120421500 gene encoding serine/threonine-protein kinase polo: MSSVKPDDKASDIPEKLYDASSKKTYKRLRFFGKGGFAKCYEIMDVVSGEVFAGKIVSKKLMMKHNQKEKMTQEITIHRSLNHKNVVGFHSYFDDPQNIYIVLELCKKRSMMELHKRRKIITDYECRYYIHQVLTGVKYLHDKHIIHRDLKLGNLFLNDELHVKIGDFGLATKIEYEGERKKTLCGTPNYIAPEILNKKGHSYEVDIWSIGCVMYTLLVGQPPFETKSLKDTYTKIRKCDYRIPTTLRSTAAEMICSMLQSDPIKRPNVTSLFDFEFITGSYIPSSLPISCLTMAPRADQLENADRMGRKPLSEVNDDTRFESSFLKNNLHDAITASGTMSRHNEGYRTDIENLYKELSKLIASKPPKLAVNLDDENTDPAVQPLFWVSKWVDYSDKYGFGYQLCDEGMGVMFNDTTKLIMLANGLNVHFIDKEGTETYMDIHNYPPQMEKKMKLLSYFKRYMTEHLVKAGAAAVNVESDQLSRIPHLHTWFRTMCAVVMHLTNGTVQLNFSDHQKIILCPLMRAVTLMDSNKHFRTYRFSTIQEQGCSSDLYQKIRYAHEKLKKLLEKLT